CCGGACCGGAAACCGCTGCCTGCTACCGTCGGCCGGGAAGATCGGGACGGACGTGAAGAGGGGTAGCGCGATGAGCGCCGACCACGTACAGCGGGCATTCATAGGATCGTTCACGTCGGCGGGCGGCCGCGGCGTCACCGCCGCCGAGGTCGACCGGGACACAGGCGCGCTGTCCGTTCTCGTGTCCACGGACGCCGTGCCCGATCCGTCCTTCCTCGCGGTCGGCCGTGCTCCGGGAACGGACGGCACCGTGCTCTACGCGGTGAGTGAGACCTCGGACGGCGCCGTCGCGGCGTTCGGCGTGGACGACGACGGCACACCGCGGCTGATCGGCGAGGCGCGGCCGGTCGACGGGAGCAGCCCCACCCATCTCGCCCTCGCCGCGGGACACCTGCTCACGGCCAACTACGGCTCCGGCGGTGTCACCGTGCTGCCCGTGCGGGACGACGGTTCCCCCGGTCCGGCCGTCGGCCTGCTGGTGCACGAGGGCCGCGGCCCCGACGAGGGGCGCCAGTCGGGCCCGCACGCGCACCAGGTCCTGGCCGACCCCTCGGGGAAGTGGGTGCTGAGCGTGGACCTCGGTACGGACTCCGTGCGCGTCTGCGCCCTCGACCCCGGCACCGGCTCCCTGCGTCTGCACGCCGAGACGGCCCTGCGGCCGGGCACCGGGCCACGTCATCTCGCCTTTCACCCCGCCGGGGGACACCTGTACGTCCTGAACGAGCTGGAGCCGACCGTCACCGTGTGCCGCTGGGACGCCGCGGAGGGCGTCCTCGAACCGCTCGGCGAGACGCAGGTGCTGCCGCACGACCACGACGAGGGCGGTGCGGGGCGTACGTACCCGTCCGAGGTGGTGGTCTCGCACGACGGCCGGTTCCTGTGGACCGCCAATCGCGGGCACGACAGCATCTCGGTCCTGACCCTCGACGAGACGGCCGAGAAGCCCGTCCTGGCGGCGGCGGTGGGCTGCGGCGGACGCTGGCCCCGCGACCTCACCCTCGACCCCACCGGCCAGTGGCTGTACGCCGCCAACGAGCACTCCGGGAACGTCAGCTGGTTCGCCGTGGACGCGGAGACGGGCATCCCGGTCCATGCGGGATCCGTCGAGGTCCCGGCCGCCTCCTGCGTGGTCTTCGCCTGACGGTCTCCGCAACGCGACCGGGCGCAGCCGTACGACGACGGGGCACGGACAGGCAGAACCTGTCCGTGCCCCGTCGTCGTACGGCTACTGCGGCGCGCGTCAGTGCGCCTGGGCCCCCTGCGGCGTCGCCGGGGTGATCCCCAGGGTCGTCGCGTACAGCGAGAGGACGAGCTTGCCGATGGCCGGGTAGGCGCCGAGCGGCTCGGCGGTCGCGCAGCCGGCCTCCTTGGCCGCGGCGTCCAGCAGCCCCGCGTCGATCTCGGGGCCCACCAGGTACGGCGCGAGCGCGAGCTGCGCGGAGCCCGAGTTCTGCAACTGTGCCGCGATGGAGGCGACCGAACCCTCCACGTCCAGGGCCGCGGCCATCACCGGCACGGCGAGGCGGGCTGCCAGCAGCATTCCGGTGATCCCGGCGGCCTGTACGGCCTCCTCGCCGCCCACCGTGGCCAGCACGATGCCGTCGGCGGCGGTGGCCACGGTGAAGAGCCTCGCGCGGTCGGCGCGGGCCAGGCCGGCCTCCGAGAGGCGCACGTGCAGTGCCTCGGCGAGCAGCGGGTGCGGACCCAGCACATCGGTCAGCTCGGCCTGTGTGCCGCTGTCCATGACCGCCTGCCGTATGCGCCGGATCATGGCGCTGTCCGGGCCGGCGAGCAGCGGCACCACGACGGCGGACGGGCCCGAGGGCTCGGGGACCTCACGGCCCGCGGCGGTGGCCTGCTCGTAGCGCGCGGTGCGCTCGGCGGCGGCATGGGTGAGTACGGAGGCAAGGGTGGGATATTCGGCGTCGTCGCCGTCTAGGTAACCGATCTGCGCGTTCAGGCCGGGCAGCTCGGAACGGGCGATGCTGATGACTTCCTCGGCCAGGCTGCGCGAGGCCGGGGAAGGAGTACCGGGAAGGGCGAGAACGAGCGCGGCAGCGCCCTCAGGTGCGACCACGGGCTCCGGGCGGCGGTGCCGTCCGGACTGGCGAGGTCGCGGCATTCGTACAGGCAGGCCGGAAGCGGGCCCAGTGGGGGTGCTCATGGCGCCGCATGCTACTGGTTTTGGGTGCCCCTCTGTTCGGGGAGGGGGCGGTCAGGCGTTATCTGTCCGTATATGTCTGTTGAGCGGCATAGCGGGTGACTGACCTGCTCTGTCCCGACAGTCGATCGGTCGAATCGCCTACGTTACTCCCGGTACGAACAGCAGGGACGGGTGGGGCGGCAGTCGCAGCCCCGGTCCGGCGAGGCTCCGGGCGATCTCCAGGGCACCGTGCAGCGGGTCGCCCTCCGCCGGGACCACGCGCGCCTGCGGAACCTGCCGGGCCAGCTCCCTGTGCAACGGCCCGAGAAGGGGCTCGCCCATGCGGAACAGCCCACCGGTCAGAGCGATTTCGTAACCGCCGGGACGGGATCCTGCGGGGCGGGGACACACCGCGGCCGCCGCCTCGGCGACATGCGCCGCGGCCTCCCGCAGGATCCGCGCCGCGACCTCGTCCTCGGCGGCGCAGGCCCCGACCTCGGGGGCGAAGGAGGCCAGCAGTGCGGGACGGTCCGTGCGCGGATAGAGGAGGCCCGGCAGCCCGGTGGCCGGACCGTGGACCGCCTCGAGCCGGGCCAGCAGCGCCGGTGAACCACCGCGCCGTCCGTCGTGGGCCCGCATCGCGGCATCGAGTCCGGCCCGGCCGATCCAGGCGCCGCCACCGCTGTCCCCCAGGAGATGGCCCCAGCCGTCCGCCCTGCGCCACGACGTCAGGTCGGTGCCGAGCGCGATCATGCCCGTGCCGCCCGCGACGACCGCGCCGGGCCGCCCGCCCAGGGCTCCGGCGTAGGCGGTCACGGCGTCGGCGGCGAGCGCGATACGCCGTACACCCAGGGAGCCGGCGAGGGCCTGCGGCAGCGTGGACCGCAACTGGTCGCCGAGGGTCGCCATTCCGGCCGCTCCGACGGCCGCGGCGGCGACTGCCGCCCCGGGGCCCGCCTGTTCCAGCAGCCTGCCGACGGCGGGCAGCACCTGCTCCAGCAGATGACCGGCGTCGATGCCGTCCGCACCCGTCCGTACCGGCTCGGCGCAGACGGTGGTGAAGGCCGCGCGTCCAGTGTCCGCCGGTGCGAGGGCCACGCGAAGCCCGGAGCCGCCCGAGTCGACGCCGAGGACGAACCCGCCGGCGCTCACGGCAGTCGCCGCCGTGCTCGGTCACCGCACGTCACGGACACCGCTGTCGGTGGACGAATGCCTGCGCGCCTCATGCATGCTCTCCGGGGGAGTGGAGGACTGACGACGACCGGCACCCTACCGTCGGGTGCCACCCCGTCGGGCCGCATGATCACCCGGAGCCGTGTGGGCCGGTAGAGTGACGGTTGTGGCAGCGCGACCGTTGAACGAACTTGTGGAGCCCGGCTGGGCGAAGGCGTTGGAGCCCGTGGCGGGCCGCATCGCCGAGATGGGCAATTTCCTCCGTGCCGAGATCGGAGCGGGCCGCACCTATCTTCCTGCGGGGAAGAACGTGCTG
The DNA window shown above is from Streptomyces sp. Alt3 and carries:
- a CDS encoding lactonase family protein, whose translation is MSADHVQRAFIGSFTSAGGRGVTAAEVDRDTGALSVLVSTDAVPDPSFLAVGRAPGTDGTVLYAVSETSDGAVAAFGVDDDGTPRLIGEARPVDGSSPTHLALAAGHLLTANYGSGGVTVLPVRDDGSPGPAVGLLVHEGRGPDEGRQSGPHAHQVLADPSGKWVLSVDLGTDSVRVCALDPGTGSLRLHAETALRPGTGPRHLAFHPAGGHLYVLNELEPTVTVCRWDAAEGVLEPLGETQVLPHDHDEGGAGRTYPSEVVVSHDGRFLWTANRGHDSISVLTLDETAEKPVLAAAVGCGGRWPRDLTLDPTGQWLYAANEHSGNVSWFAVDAETGIPVHAGSVEVPAASCVVFA
- a CDS encoding sirohydrochlorin chelatase yields the protein MSTPTGPASGLPVRMPRPRQSGRHRRPEPVVAPEGAAALVLALPGTPSPASRSLAEEVISIARSELPGLNAQIGYLDGDDAEYPTLASVLTHAAAERTARYEQATAAGREVPEPSGPSAVVVPLLAGPDSAMIRRIRQAVMDSGTQAELTDVLGPHPLLAEALHVRLSEAGLARADRARLFTVATAADGIVLATVGGEEAVQAAGITGMLLAARLAVPVMAAALDVEGSVASIAAQLQNSGSAQLALAPYLVGPEIDAGLLDAAAKEAGCATAEPLGAYPAIGKLVLSLYATTLGITPATPQGAQAH
- a CDS encoding N-acetylglucosamine kinase, with the protein product MSAGGFVLGVDSGGSGLRVALAPADTGRAAFTTVCAEPVRTGADGIDAGHLLEQVLPAVGRLLEQAGPGAAVAAAAVGAAGMATLGDQLRSTLPQALAGSLGVRRIALAADAVTAYAGALGGRPGAVVAGGTGMIALGTDLTSWRRADGWGHLLGDSGGGAWIGRAGLDAAMRAHDGRRGGSPALLARLEAVHGPATGLPGLLYPRTDRPALLASFAPEVGACAAEDEVAARILREAAAHVAEAAAAVCPRPAGSRPGGYEIALTGGLFRMGEPLLGPLHRELARQVPQARVVPAEGDPLHGALEIARSLAGPGLRLPPHPSLLFVPGVT